In one window of Undibacter mobilis DNA:
- a CDS encoding uracil-DNA glycosylase → MIPASDINPRDLIEFYLEAGADAFVGEEPVDRFAAVEAPPVPKAAERAPTVREAAPVAAAPARTAAPPAPDEAAMAARAAAKSAATLDELRAILESFDGCALKATATRMVFADGNPQARVMLVGEAPGRDEDIEGLPFVGRSGKLLDQMLKAIGLDRTSVYIANIVPWRPPGNRTPTPQESAICLPFVLRQIELADPDILVCLGGPSAQTLLDIKDGITKTRGRWFTFNTGKRDIRAIATFHPAFLLRSPLQKRFAWRDMLAIKKALES, encoded by the coding sequence ATGATCCCTGCATCCGACATAAACCCCCGGGACCTGATCGAGTTCTATCTCGAGGCCGGCGCCGACGCCTTTGTCGGCGAGGAGCCCGTCGACCGGTTTGCCGCCGTCGAAGCGCCGCCGGTGCCGAAAGCCGCCGAGCGGGCGCCAACCGTGCGGGAGGCCGCTCCCGTCGCAGCCGCTCCGGCGCGGACCGCCGCGCCACCGGCGCCCGACGAGGCCGCAATGGCGGCACGCGCTGCGGCCAAGAGCGCGGCCACCCTCGACGAATTGCGCGCCATCCTCGAAAGCTTCGACGGCTGCGCGCTGAAGGCGACAGCGACCCGCATGGTGTTCGCCGACGGCAATCCGCAGGCGCGCGTCATGCTGGTCGGCGAAGCGCCGGGCCGCGACGAGGATATCGAGGGCCTGCCCTTCGTCGGCCGCTCCGGCAAACTGCTGGACCAGATGCTGAAGGCGATCGGGCTCGACCGCACCTCGGTCTACATCGCCAACATCGTGCCGTGGCGGCCGCCCGGCAACCGCACACCGACACCGCAGGAATCCGCGATCTGCCTGCCCTTCGTCCTGCGCCAGATCGAGCTTGCCGATCCCGACATTCTTGTCTGCCTCGGCGGACCGTCGGCGCAGACCTTGCTCGATATCAAGGACGGCATCACCAAGACGCGCGGCCGCTGGTTCACCTTCAACACCGGCAAGCGCGACATCCGCGCCATTGCCACCTTCCATCCGGCATTCCTGTTGCGCTCGCCGCTGCAGAAGCGGTTCGCCTGGCGCGACATGCTCGCAATCAAGAAGGCGCTGGAAAGCTAG
- a CDS encoding EamA family transporter, producing MSIWSSWQVWAALAAVFAALTAIFAKIGVENVNSDFATFIRTIVILMTLALILVATGQFQSPGSVSPRTYVFLVLSGLATGASWICYFRALKIGEAAKVAPIDKLSVVLVAIFGVIFLGERLSGINWLGVALIAAGAILVAYR from the coding sequence ATGAGCATCTGGTCATCCTGGCAGGTCTGGGCGGCGCTGGCGGCCGTATTCGCAGCACTGACGGCGATCTTCGCCAAGATTGGCGTCGAAAACGTCAATTCCGACTTCGCGACATTCATCCGCACCATCGTCATTTTAATGACCTTGGCGCTGATCCTTGTCGCCACCGGTCAATTCCAGTCGCCGGGCAGTGTGTCGCCGCGCACATACGTTTTTCTGGTTCTGTCAGGGCTTGCCACCGGCGCGTCATGGATCTGTTATTTCCGCGCCCTCAAGATCGGCGAGGCGGCCAAGGTGGCGCCTATCGACAAACTGAGCGTGGTGCTGGTGGCGATCTTTGGCGTCATCTTCCTTGGCGAACGCTTGAGCGGCATCAACTGGCTCGGCGTCGCGCTGATTGCCGCGGGGGCGATCCTCGTCGCGTATCGTTGA
- a CDS encoding cytochrome ubiquinol oxidase subunit I, producing MDADPVLLARLQFAFTVVFHIIFPSFTIGLSAWLATLGGLWVYTGEERYQLLMRFWVKIFAVSFGMGVVSGIVLSYQFGTNWSRFSAFSGDVIGPLLGYEVLAAFFLEATFLGILLFGFSRVPPWLYTLSAAVVAFGTMSSAFWILAANSWMHTPVGYAVQNGVAVPVDWLQIIFNPSFPYRFAHMLNAAYLTTAFVVLGVGARFLLEGRHLSEGRTMLRMAIGLAVVLAPLQLFIGDQHGLNTLEHQPIKVAAMEGHWDGSKPADFHIFAWPDEKAGKNRFEISIPRGSSIILTHSLDGLIPGLLSVPPDQRPPVTIVFFAFRIMLALGFFMIAAALYGAFLWWRGTLFEARWFLRVVANTWWAGFVAVIAGWVVTESGRQPWLIYNVMRTADGISPVPGATVLGTLALFIVAYGIVFSFGIYYMNRLIKHGPDSGGHHDAPNFSGNPLAAAQPANREH from the coding sequence ATGGATGCCGATCCAGTCCTGCTCGCTCGCCTGCAATTCGCCTTCACCGTCGTCTTTCATATCATCTTTCCAAGCTTCACCATCGGTCTCTCGGCGTGGCTCGCCACGCTCGGCGGGCTGTGGGTTTACACCGGCGAGGAGCGCTATCAGCTGCTGATGCGCTTCTGGGTGAAGATCTTCGCCGTGTCGTTCGGCATGGGTGTCGTCTCCGGCATTGTGCTGTCCTATCAATTTGGCACCAACTGGAGCCGCTTCTCGGCTTTCTCGGGCGACGTCATCGGCCCGCTGCTTGGCTACGAAGTGCTGGCGGCCTTCTTCCTCGAGGCGACCTTCCTCGGCATTCTGCTGTTCGGCTTCAGCCGCGTGCCGCCGTGGCTCTACACGTTGTCGGCCGCCGTGGTGGCCTTCGGCACCATGAGCTCGGCGTTCTGGATTCTTGCCGCCAATAGCTGGATGCACACGCCCGTCGGCTATGCCGTGCAGAATGGCGTCGCGGTGCCGGTCGACTGGTTGCAGATCATCTTCAATCCGAGCTTCCCCTACCGTTTCGCGCATATGCTGAACGCGGCCTACCTCACGACAGCCTTTGTCGTGCTCGGCGTCGGCGCGCGGTTTTTGCTTGAGGGCCGCCATCTCAGTGAAGGCCGCACCATGCTGCGCATGGCCATCGGCCTCGCCGTCGTGCTTGCGCCGCTGCAACTCTTCATCGGCGACCAGCACGGCCTCAACACGCTCGAGCATCAGCCGATCAAGGTGGCGGCGATGGAGGGGCACTGGGACGGCTCCAAGCCCGCCGATTTCCACATCTTCGCCTGGCCGGACGAGAAGGCCGGGAAGAACCGCTTCGAGATTTCAATCCCGCGCGGCTCGTCGATCATTCTCACGCACAGCCTGGACGGCCTGATCCCCGGCCTGCTCAGCGTGCCGCCCGATCAGCGGCCGCCCGTGACCATCGTGTTCTTCGCTTTCCGCATCATGCTCGCGCTCGGCTTCTTTATGATCGCCGCGGCGCTGTACGGCGCTTTCCTATGGTGGCGCGGCACCCTGTTCGAGGCGCGCTGGTTCCTGCGCGTCGTCGCCAACACCTGGTGGGCCGGCTTTGTCGCCGTCATCGCCGGCTGGGTTGTTACCGAAAGCGGCCGCCAGCCTTGGCTCATCTACAACGTGATGCGCACCGCCGACGGCATCTCGCCGGTGCCCGGCGCTACTGTGCTCGGCACGCTGGCGCTGTTCATCGTCGCTTACGGCATCGTGTTCTCGTTCGGCATCTATTACATGAACCGGCTGATCAAACATGGCCCCGACTCCGGCGGCCACCACGACGCGCCGAACTTCTCGGGCAACCCGCTTGCCGCGGCGCAACCCGCCAACCGTGAGCACTGA
- the cydB gene encoding cytochrome d ubiquinol oxidase subunit II — translation MASMEMYLPLIWAALIGVSVAMYIILDGFDLGIGVLFPFTKSETERDQMMRTIAPFWDGNETWLILGGVGLFVAFPRAYAAIMPALYIPVIVMLVALVFRGVAFEFRTVSRSKRGWSFSFALGSTIATFAQGVILGGLVQGIEVSNREFSGGPFDWATPFSFLCGVSLVAGYALLGTTWLHMKTDGEVAARAQRQAKYWLITVLFFMAAVSVYTPIAEPRIAARWFSLPNFYFLWPVPTITALVAFACWHWIERDREVPPFLASIALFMLGYIGLVISNYPYLVPPSLTIWDTAASASSQVFMLIGTLFLLPMVLGYIIFVYWLFRGKVREGESYH, via the coding sequence ATGGCCTCCATGGAAATGTATCTCCCGCTGATCTGGGCCGCGCTGATTGGCGTCTCGGTGGCGATGTACATCATTCTCGACGGCTTCGATCTCGGCATCGGTGTCTTGTTTCCTTTCACCAAAAGCGAAACCGAACGCGACCAGATGATGCGCACCATCGCGCCATTCTGGGACGGCAACGAAACCTGGCTGATCCTCGGCGGCGTCGGCCTGTTCGTCGCCTTCCCGCGCGCCTATGCGGCGATCATGCCGGCGCTCTACATCCCTGTCATTGTGATGCTGGTGGCGCTGGTGTTTCGCGGCGTTGCTTTCGAATTCCGTACCGTATCGCGCAGCAAGAGGGGCTGGAGCTTCTCCTTTGCGCTCGGCTCGACGATCGCCACCTTTGCGCAGGGCGTCATTCTCGGTGGCCTGGTGCAGGGCATCGAAGTGTCGAACCGCGAATTTTCCGGCGGGCCGTTCGACTGGGCGACGCCGTTTTCGTTCCTGTGCGGCGTGTCGCTGGTCGCCGGTTACGCGCTGCTCGGCACCACCTGGCTGCACATGAAGACCGACGGCGAAGTGGCCGCCCGCGCACAACGCCAGGCCAAGTACTGGCTGATCACAGTGCTGTTCTTCATGGCAGCGGTCAGTGTCTACACACCGATCGCCGAGCCGCGCATCGCGGCGCGCTGGTTCTCGCTACCGAACTTCTATTTCCTGTGGCCGGTGCCGACGATCACGGCGCTGGTGGCGTTTGCCTGCTGGCACTGGATCGAGCGCGACCGCGAAGTGCCGCCGTTTCTGGCGTCGATCGCGCTGTTCATGCTCGGCTATATCGGTCTGGTGATCTCGAACTATCCGTATCTGGTGCCGCCCTCACTGACGATCTGGGACACCGCCGCTTCCGCCAGCAGCCAGGTGTTCATGCTCATCGGCACGCTGTTCCTGCTGCCGATGGTGCTGGGCTACATCATTTTCGTGTACTGGCTGTTCCGCGGCAAAGTGCGCGAAGGCGAGAGCTATCACTAG
- a CDS encoding glycosyltransferase family 39 protein, which produces MHHVSLIIEFLRGRPKVVFWFVALSQGVLWTLIPALFYSSPPGDVPLVLAVGHEFLLGSYLGPPLAFWLAEIVFRAGGTFALYALSQVCIVVALWAVFTLGRSLVGTRHAVLAILLMAGIAAFTIPSPDFGPAVLAIPLWALAMMHYWRALGEGKRGSWFLLGVDLGLLLLTHYAGIVLVLLLILFTPLTRRGRAALRYPEPWLALLLLLVVIFPHAAWLVRSYPVVATTLRDSAVRSSALWFAGALIAVHLGLLLLAVLSSGLGRGRNERAPEIDRSPVEPAARGFVYFFALAPALVVIALAVIGERVPQAALLSSFGSLTTWSVLAPLVLLSGMAVVLAAGDRVLIYRERLVSSSWLALLVAPPLLIAISLFVVPWVFARDNRLAQPSGAEAQFFAETYQRRTGKPLQYVSGDARLAPLIAMMAPAGPQGRPHVFFAWAPQRSPWVSVDDVAANGGVLVWPAAANNAVPEDLRTQFPGLVPELPRQFDRAVQGRLPPVRIGWAVLRPPAQ; this is translated from the coding sequence ATGCACCACGTCTCCCTGATCATCGAATTCCTGCGCGGCCGGCCCAAGGTCGTGTTCTGGTTCGTGGCGCTGTCCCAAGGCGTGCTGTGGACGCTGATTCCCGCGTTGTTCTATTCATCGCCGCCTGGCGACGTCCCTCTGGTACTGGCCGTCGGTCATGAATTCCTTCTCGGCAGCTATCTCGGGCCGCCGCTGGCGTTCTGGCTTGCCGAAATCGTGTTCCGTGCCGGGGGCACGTTCGCGCTCTACGCCTTGTCGCAGGTCTGTATCGTCGTCGCATTATGGGCCGTGTTCACGCTCGGCCGCTCGCTGGTCGGCACCCGCCACGCGGTGCTCGCCATTTTGCTGATGGCCGGCATTGCCGCCTTCACCATCCCGAGCCCGGATTTCGGCCCGGCGGTGCTCGCCATTCCCTTGTGGGCGCTGGCCATGATGCACTACTGGCGCGCGCTCGGCGAAGGCAAACGCGGCAGCTGGTTTCTGCTCGGCGTCGATCTCGGCCTGCTGCTGCTGACGCATTATGCGGGCATCGTTCTGGTTCTTCTGCTCATCCTGTTCACGCCGTTGACGCGGCGCGGCCGCGCGGCGCTGCGTTATCCCGAGCCGTGGCTGGCGCTGCTGTTGCTCCTGGTCGTCATATTTCCGCATGCCGCCTGGCTCGTGAGGTCTTATCCCGTGGTTGCGACGACGCTTCGTGACAGCGCTGTCCGCTCGTCCGCATTGTGGTTTGCCGGCGCGCTCATCGCCGTGCATCTCGGCCTGCTGCTGCTCGCCGTGCTGTCGAGCGGCCTCGGCCGTGGCCGCAACGAGCGCGCGCCGGAGATCGATCGCAGTCCGGTGGAGCCCGCGGCCAGGGGCTTTGTCTATTTCTTCGCGCTGGCGCCGGCGCTCGTTGTCATCGCGCTGGCGGTGATCGGCGAGCGTGTGCCGCAGGCCGCGCTGCTGTCATCGTTCGGCTCGCTGACGACATGGTCGGTGCTCGCGCCGCTCGTATTGTTATCCGGCATGGCGGTGGTGCTGGCTGCCGGCGACCGCGTGCTCATTTATCGCGAGCGGCTGGTGTCATCGTCCTGGCTGGCCTTGCTGGTGGCGCCGCCACTGCTGATCGCGATCAGCCTGTTCGTGGTGCCATGGGTCTTTGCGCGCGACAACCGACTCGCGCAGCCGTCCGGCGCCGAGGCGCAGTTCTTCGCCGAGACCTATCAGCGGCGCACGGGCAAGCCGCTGCAATATGTCAGCGGCGATGCACGGTTGGCGCCCTTGATCGCGATGATGGCGCCGGCAGGTCCGCAGGGGCGGCCGCATGTGTTCTTTGCCTGGGCGCCGCAGCGCAGCCCCTGGGTCAGCGTCGATGATGTCGCAGCCAATGGCGGCGTTCTGGTCTGGCCGGCAGCCGCCAACAACGCGGTACCGGAGGATCTGCGCACGCAGTTTCCCGGACTGGTGCCGGAACTGCCGCGTCAGTTCGATCGCGCCGTGCAGGGCCGTCTGCCGCCGGTTCGCATCGGCTGGGCCGTGCTGCGCCCGCCGGCCCAATAA
- a CDS encoding ribonuclease HII has product MARAAKSKPALKSAAKARLPLAEPILRPTFRRERRAFKAGIFPVAGCDEAGRGPLAGPVVSAAVILDPDRIPRGLNDSKKLDAEAREKLYEKICATAQVSVAFASVDRIDRDNILRASLWASARAVKALPVRPKLVFMDGNMKIDCGCDCEAVVSGDALVLSVAAASIVAKVTRDRYMMRLAETYPGYGFERHMGYAVPEHRRALKELGPTPHHRRFFAPVAARLAAMSEALAQPIEDVPQEALATVLPL; this is encoded by the coding sequence ATGGCCCGCGCCGCGAAATCCAAACCTGCGCTAAAATCCGCCGCCAAAGCGCGATTGCCGCTGGCCGAGCCGATCCTGCGGCCGACGTTCCGGCGCGAGCGCCGCGCCTTCAAGGCCGGCATCTTTCCGGTGGCGGGCTGTGACGAGGCGGGGCGGGGACCGCTGGCCGGGCCGGTAGTGTCCGCCGCCGTGATCCTCGATCCCGACCGCATTCCGCGCGGGCTCAACGATTCCAAGAAGCTCGACGCCGAGGCGCGTGAGAAGCTCTACGAGAAAATCTGTGCCACCGCGCAGGTCTCTGTCGCCTTCGCCTCGGTCGATCGCATTGATCGCGACAATATCCTGCGCGCCTCGCTCTGGGCTTCGGCTCGCGCCGTGAAGGCGCTGCCGGTCCGGCCAAAACTCGTCTTCATGGACGGCAATATGAAGATCGATTGCGGCTGCGATTGCGAAGCGGTGGTCTCGGGCGACGCGCTGGTCCTGTCGGTGGCGGCGGCCTCGATCGTCGCCAAGGTGACGCGCGACCGCTACATGATGCGGCTTGCCGAGACCTATCCAGGTTACGGCTTCGAGCGGCATATGGGTTACGCGGTACCTGAGCATCGCCGCGCGCTCAAAGAGCTGGGGCCGACGCCGCACCACCGTCGTTTCTTCGCGCCGGTGGCAGCAAGGCTAGCCGCGATGTCCGAGGCGTTGGCTCAGCCGATCGAGGATGTACCGCAGGAAGCGCTGGCGACCGTGTTGCCACTTTAG
- a CDS encoding PA0069 family radical SAM protein, with amino-acid sequence MAQRPAALKRPPADLDRTAISDRGTELPSAPAGAKGLRVDDLTGLLGVVVEHERRRGRGAQSNASGRYEPHARVAFDDGWRSLEELPPFKTSVQVDATRKIITRNESPDIGFDRSINPYRGCEHGCVYCFARPTHAYLGLSPGLDFESRLFVKPEAADLLERELSSPNYSPKVIAIGTNTDPYQPIERRYKVMRRILETLDRAGHPVGIVTKSALVTRDLDILSRMAERNLVKVALSVTTLDPELARKMEPRAATPMKRLEALRQLSQAGVPTTVMVAPIIPALNDMEIERILDAAAAAGVKEAGYVMLRLPLEVRDLFREWLEANYPDRAGHVFRLVREMRGGKDYDSEWGTRMKGKGPYAWLIGRRFELACEKRGLNVAKRKLSTEHFRHPKPDDAQMSLF; translated from the coding sequence ATGGCTCAACGACCTGCAGCCTTGAAACGCCCGCCGGCGGACCTTGATCGGACCGCCATTTCCGATCGCGGAACGGAGCTGCCCTCCGCGCCGGCGGGCGCAAAGGGCTTGCGGGTCGATGATCTCACCGGCCTGCTTGGCGTCGTCGTCGAGCACGAACGCCGCCGAGGACGCGGCGCGCAGTCGAACGCCTCCGGCCGCTACGAGCCGCATGCGCGCGTCGCTTTCGATGACGGCTGGCGCTCGCTCGAAGAGCTGCCGCCGTTCAAGACCTCGGTACAGGTCGATGCCACGCGCAAGATCATCACCCGGAACGAGTCGCCTGACATCGGTTTCGACCGGTCGATCAACCCGTATCGCGGCTGCGAGCATGGCTGCGTCTATTGCTTCGCGCGGCCGACGCATGCCTATCTCGGCCTGTCGCCGGGGCTCGATTTCGAATCCAGACTTTTCGTCAAGCCGGAGGCAGCCGACCTCCTTGAACGTGAGCTCTCTTCGCCGAACTACTCGCCGAAGGTGATCGCGATCGGCACCAATACCGACCCGTATCAGCCGATCGAACGGCGCTACAAGGTGATGCGGCGCATTCTCGAAACGCTCGACCGCGCCGGGCACCCGGTCGGCATCGTCACCAAATCGGCGCTGGTGACGCGCGATCTCGACATTCTCTCGCGCATGGCCGAGCGCAATCTGGTGAAGGTGGCGCTGTCGGTGACGACGCTCGATCCGGAGCTGGCGCGCAAGATGGAGCCGCGCGCGGCAACGCCGATGAAGCGGTTAGAGGCTTTGCGCCAGCTGAGTCAGGCCGGCGTGCCGACCACCGTCATGGTGGCGCCGATCATCCCGGCGCTGAACGATATGGAGATCGAACGTATCCTCGATGCCGCGGCGGCCGCCGGCGTCAAGGAAGCGGGCTATGTCATGTTGCGCCTGCCGCTCGAGGTACGCGACCTGTTCCGCGAATGGCTCGAAGCCAATTACCCGGATCGTGCCGGTCACGTCTTCAGGCTGGTGCGCGAAATGCGCGGCGGCAAGGATTACGACTCCGAGTGGGGCACGCGCATGAAAGGCAAGGGGCCTTATGCCTGGCTCATTGGCCGCCGCTTTGAGCTGGCCTGTGAGAAGCGCGGCCTCAATGTCGCCAAGCGCAAGCTGTCGACCGAGCATTTCCGGCACCCCAAGCCGGATGACGCTCAGATGAGTTTGTTCTGA
- a CDS encoding glycosyl transferase: MLSVIVATHESERALVPTLSALVPGAMSGLVSEVVVADAGSKDATAEVADIAGCRFIASGAPLGERLRTAALSTRTPWLMFLRAGVVLDADWTAASETFMQTASFNEAAPRAAVFRAAATTSAQPGFGDVIALVRAVFAGRRPSPDQGLVVARNLYDAVGGHPAHADAEAALLGQLGRKVALLGAGARRVI, translated from the coding sequence ATGCTCAGCGTCATCGTCGCCACCCACGAATCGGAGCGCGCTTTGGTGCCGACGCTGTCTGCGCTGGTGCCCGGAGCGATGTCCGGACTCGTCAGCGAGGTGGTGGTTGCGGATGCCGGATCGAAGGACGCCACCGCCGAAGTGGCTGATATTGCTGGCTGTCGGTTCATCGCCTCGGGCGCCCCGCTCGGCGAGCGGCTCAGGACAGCCGCCCTCAGCACCCGGACACCCTGGCTGATGTTCCTGCGGGCCGGCGTCGTGCTCGACGCCGACTGGACCGCGGCGAGCGAGACCTTCATGCAGACAGCGTCTTTCAACGAAGCCGCGCCGCGCGCCGCCGTGTTCCGCGCCGCGGCCACGACCTCGGCCCAGCCGGGGTTCGGCGATGTCATCGCGCTGGTGCGCGCCGTATTCGCCGGCCGCAGGCCGTCTCCGGATCAGGGCCTTGTCGTGGCCCGCAATCTCTACGACGCCGTCGGCGGTCATCCCGCACATGCCGACGCCGAAGCGGCGCTGCTCGGCCAGCTCGGCCGCAAGGTCGCGCTGCTGGGCGCCGGCGCGCGGCGGGTGATCTGA